One window from the genome of Asterias amurensis chromosome 12, ASM3211899v1 encodes:
- the LOC139944748 gene encoding uncharacterized protein: MEETYDDESGSEGGSTPVMDEHSDAEEQGQAEQGEYNQQSDAEENSEVEASDAEVNAGDLEEGEYVSEGEGGRSDNEEVASDGEVESEDDGGEQHSYDGNAEEQQESDQEAVEAEEGEEGYQEGGEEGEARESDGEEVETGRIEDEEEEVGAEEGEAEDGEVDYQEASDNEEEGEQGEVEEDQDGVEEEQDEGRHSDGAYEAGSGDEQRGSDHEDWEQGEQSEVEAETREVGEEEYEPQEDYSPVGSPGGSPDGSPGVSPGRSPVGSPRGSEDGVVDEDVDMEHQEFNDEDDAERDHVENNAEPQEYEEDERGSPEAQNEEWQEGYQEAATSQEHEADAPHGEQEYEEEGERYEAQQDEEEVDTRRQTTYEDNDDMMGPESPDPERQQTSDVDEPYEPYVEDEDNVPLYDNEAPEQDAAEAVDFVEAEDAAEGGVEVGVADEGVADGGDEDAEIEQPHSPAEAPNDTLDSGDESNEEEAGVGELIADIFGSSDEEDDEEFEGFGEAELGQPVKKKRAAVLSSDDDDDDDGVEDTIEQEGVPDEEEEEEGQGEGEDATPADDAAAQDSDSDEGVVDGDDGKSKGSFVSDFDLMMEKKKAENRAHRKRRRGGDIINDNDDIIVAMIKQMMEAAKEDRQLNQRRKAATKKLTMLPSVKSQLRKQDLQIAFLDCGVLKVMKEWLMPLPDHSLPNLHIRETLLKILREFPPIDQHMLKTSGIGKAVMCLFRHPKELRHCRDLAGRLINDWSRPIFGVEANFHSMTKEERQERDLAQLSAVKKRRLSSTEGTTVTPKSIDTALTGEERALRPGDKGWVGRARVPLPSTKDYVVRPKWNVEREFSKSGKKEPTKLDKHLKRFKDAKARSKNKNPRAISISIEGRKVAL, encoded by the exons ATGGAGGAAACCTATGATGACGAAAGTG GGAGTGAAGGAGGTAGCACACCTGTCATGGATGAACACAGTGACGCTGAGGAGCAGGGTCAGGCTGAGCAGGGTGAATATAACCAGCAGAGCGACGCTGAAGAAAATAGCGAAGTTGAAGCCAGCGACGCAGAAGTCAACGCTGGAGATTTAGAG gAGGGTGAATACGTCTCTGAAGGAGAAGGGGGTCGATCAGACAACGAGGAGGTGGCTTCAGATGGTGAAGTTGAAAGTGAGGACGACGGAGGAGAGCAACACAGCTACGATGGAAACGCAGAGGAGCAACAAGAGAGTGACCAGGAGGCAGTAGAGGCTGAAGAGGGGGAAGAAGGTTATCAGGAGGGTGGCGAAGAAGGAGAAGCGAGGGAGAGTGATGGAGAAGAGGTGGAGACGGGGAGGATAGAAGATGAGGAAGAAGAGGTTGGAGCGGAGGAGGGGGAGGCTGAAGATGGTGAGGTTGACTATCAAGAAGCCTCGGATAACGAGGAAGAGGGGGAACAAGGTGAGGTTGAGGAGGATCAAGATGGGGTAGAAGAGGAGCAAGATGAAGGGAGGCATAGTGATGGGGCGTATGAGGCTGGATCCGGTGATGAGCAGCGAGGCAGCGACCATGAGGACTGGGAGCAGGGGGAACAGAGCGAGGTGGAAGCGGAGACGAGAGAGGTTGGTGAGGAGGAGTATGAACCTCAGGAGGACTACTCACCGGTAGGCTCACCGGGCGGGTCCCCGGATGGGTCACCGGGCGTGTCACCGGGCAGGTCACCCGTTGGGTCACCGCGCGGGTCGGAGGACGGTGTTGTCGATGAAGACGTGGACATGGAGCATCAGGAATTCAACGATGAGGATGATGCCGAGAGGGACCATGTGGAGAACAATGCCGAACCTCAAGAGTATGAGGAGGATGAGAGAGGTAGTCCCGAGGCACAGAATGAGGAATGGCAGGAGGGTTATCAAGAGGCAGCGACCTCACAAGAACATGAAGCTGATGCGCCTCATGGTGAGCAGGAGTACGAGGAAGAGGGAGAGCGGTATGAGGCACAGCAGGATGAAGAGGAGGTAGACACAAGGAGGCAAACCACCTATGAGGACAATGATGACATGATGGGCCCGGAAAGTCCAGATCCTGAGCGACAGCAGACCTCAGATGTCGATG AGCCTTATGAGCCTTATGTTGAAGATGAAGACAATGTGCCCTTATATGATAACGAGGCCCCTGAGCAAGACGCAGCTGAAGCTGTAGATTTCGTAGAGGCCGAGGATGCTGCTGAGGGTGGGGTCGAAGTGGGTGTGGCCGACGAGGGTGTGGCTGACGGAGGTGATGAGGACGCAGAGATAGAGCAGCCCCACAGTCCAGCCGAAGCCCCCAACGATACCTTGGACAGCGGGGACGAGAGTAATGAAGAAGA GGCTGGTGTTGGGGAGCTCATCGCTGACATCTTTGGTTCCAGCgatgaagaagatgatgaagaattTGAG gGTTTCGGAGAGGCTGAGTTGGGACAGCCTGTTAAAAAGAAGCGAGCAG CTGTTCTATcgagtgatgatgatgatgatgatgatggtgtgGAAGATACCATTGAGCAAGAGGGGGTTCCagatgaggaggaggaagaggagggGCAAGGAGAAGGAGAAGATGCTACTCCGGCTGATGACGCGGCGGCGCAGGACTCAGACTCTGACGAAGGGGttgttgatggtgatgatgGGAAGTCAAAGGG GAGTTTTGTGTCGGACTTTGACCTTATGATGGAAAAGAAGAAAGCAGAGAACCGAGCTCACAGAAAACGACGACGCGGCGGTGACATCATCAACGATAACGATGACATCATCGTTGCAATGATCAAACAAATGATGGAGGCAGCCAAG GAGGACAGACAGTTGAATCAGCGACGGAAAGCTGCCACGAAAAAACTAACCATGCTTCCATCCGTCAAATCACAGCTAAGAAA GCAAGATTTACAGATTGCGTTTCTGGATTGCGGTGTACTGAAAGTAATGAAGGAGTGGTTGATGCCGCTGCCGGATCACAGTCTTCCAAATCTACACATCAGAGAGACACTTCTCAAAATACTCAGGGAG TTCCCACCGATTGATCAACATATGTTAAAAACCAGCGGTATCGGCAAAGCCGTTATGTGCCTCTTCCGACATCCAAAGGAGCTTAGACATTGCCGAGATCTAGCTGGGAGATTAATAA ATGATTGGTCAAGACCGATTTTTGGAGTCGAGGCAAACTTTCATTCCATGACGAAGGAAGAAAGGCAAGAGCGGGATTTAGCGCAGCTCTCCGCAGTCAAGAAACGTAGATTAAG TTCAACAGAAGGGACAACTGTCACGCCAAAAAGTATAGATACAGCACTAACGGGAGAAGAAAG aGCCTTGAGACCTGGTGATAAGGGTTGGGTAGGCAGAGCAAGGGTACCTCTGCCCTCGACCAAGGATTACGTCGTCAGACCAAAGTGGAACGTAGAGAGAGAATTCTCAAAG AGCGGGAAAAAGGAGCCTACCAAACTGGACAAACATCTGAAACGATTTAAAGACGCCAAGGCACGGAGTAAGAACAAGAATCCTCGAGCAATCTCCATCAGCATTGAGGGAAGAAAAGTTGCTCTTTAA